Genomic window (Streptomyces sp. RerS4):
CCCACCAGGTGACATTCCCGGCCGGCACCCGCATCTTCAACGAACGTCGACGGGCCGAGAAGTTCTGGATCATTCAGTGCGGCACCGTGGACCTCGACACCCACGTCCCCGGCCACAAGAACGTGGTCGTCGACACCCTCGGCTACGGCGAGCTCCTCGGCTGGTCCTGGATGTTCCCGCCCTACAGCTGGCACCTCGGCGCCACCGCCTCCCACGAGGTGCGCGCCCTGGAGTTCGACGCCGCGGCCGTACGGGAGCTGTGCAACGAGGACTCGGCCGTCGGCCGGTCCGTCTCCACCGCGGTGGCCGCCGTCATCGCCGACCGGCTCGACTCCGCCCGGACCCGCCTCCTCGACCTGTTCGCCCCTCACGGCAGCGGCACCCCGCTCGCCTACGCACGCTGAGGACCCCGCCATGACTTCCACCCCGTACACCGTCGCCGACGTCATGACCACCAAGGTCATCGCCGTCACCCCCTCGACCGGCTTCAAGGACATCGCGACCGCGATGGAGCGGTGGAAGGTGACCGCCCTCCCCGTCATCGAGGGCGAGGGCCGCGTCGTCGGCGTGGTCTCCGAGGCCGATCTCCTACCCAAGGAGGAGTTCCACGAGCACCGCCCGGGCCTGATCGAACAGATGCGCCGCCTCGGTGACACCGCCAAGGCCGGCTCCACCCGCGCCGAGAACATGATGACCACCCCGGCCGTCACGATCCGTCCCGACGCCACCCTGCCTCAGGCAGCCCGCCTCATGGCCGACCGGCACATCAAGCGCCTCCCGGTCGTCGACGCCGACGGCACCCTCAAGGGCATCGTCAGCCGCGCCGACCTCCTCAAGGTCTTCCTCCGCACCGACGAAGAACTCGCCACCGAGATCCGCGGCACCGTCGTCGAACGCCTCTTCCCCCTCTCCCACGAAACCGTCAAGGTCACCGTGGCCCAGGGGATCGCCACGCTGACCGGCCAGGTCCGCGACGGCAACCTGATCCCCCTGGCCGAACGCCTCACCCACTCCGTCGAGGGCGTAGTCGACGTCCACTGCCGACTGGATGCACCGGCCGAGGCCTGAAATCCGACCGCGGAGCCGTGCCCGGGGCGATGCCGCGCAGAACCCGTACCAACGAGGAGCGCGGCGACGCAATCAGCAAGCACCGAGGTCAGCGCCGGATGGTGATGACCTCGACGTCCGCATTCATGGCGCGCAGCCTCCGCACCGCTTGTAGCAGCGAGACTTGAGCGAAGGCGAAGAGCGAGTCCACGGCAATATCCTCGCCGTCCTTCAGCAGGATGCCGAAGACCACGCGGAGCGTGCCAAATTCTTGGATGAGGCGGTGGTTTGGACTATGGGCGGCTACCTGCTTGAGGAACTTGGCTCGCACCTCCGCATCGCTCCGCAAGGTCTCCACAGCGACGACGCCTTGAGCGAAGAGGTGGTTGAGGGGGGCGGTACTCGAGGTGGCCTTCTTGACGCAGATCAGCTGACTATCAGGGCCCAACACGTCGCAGATCTCCAATCCCCCACCCTTGAATTTGCTGGTGCGGATATTCTTCTTGTCGAAGAGGAGGTATCCGTCCTGCTCTGCTGCCCCGTGGTTGAACCAATCTTCATCGTGGGAATCTTGACCGTCTGAGTTGAGCGGTCCCCTCGTCCAGCAGGGCAACGTGATGGTCCGCGGTGCCGCGAAGAGGTTGGTGAGCTCCTCTTCGAGGGTTTCGATGAAACCGGCTCCCACCTCGAACCATTTCCCGTTGCCGTAGAACAGCCGGTCGGGGTTGGCCTGTATGTCAGCTATCAGCCATTCCTTGCCATTGGTGGCGACACCTGCGGGGGTTTGGCAGTCGTCGTCGCTGAACATGGTCACCCGGACGTCAGCGAGTGCCTTGAGTCGCTCGCCTGGCGGCTTGTCCTTCACGAAGGCAAGCAGGTGCCTCAGTTCGAGCTCGCTGGTTTCGATCACTTGGGCTCCGCGTCTGATGCGGAACGCCTGGGCCGAGCTGTGGCTTTCCTGACAGGCGTCGGGAACTCCGGTCGTCAGGCGGGGACTGTCCGGTTCTGCGAGGAGGCCCTCAAGGATCTTCTGGGCTTCGACAGCCTTGCGGCTGCCGTTGTTGAGGGTGTGCACCCTGCTGACGAATCGCAGCTGGGGTAGTGGATCGGGCCTTGCACAGACGTCCTCGATCGTCCGCAGGTCGCTGAGGAACTCCTCCAGGCTGGTGGCAAGGGGGAGTTTAATGGTGGCCTGGGAGCATTCGACGCGTACTCGACGTATCCGGCCCGATTCTAAGGAGGTCAGCGCCAGCCCACTGACGGTGCCGCATATTCGGCGGACGACAGCGCCGAAGCGATCCAGGCCGAAATCGTCGATGCGTTCGCCGCGCGAGACCGAGTACTCGTCGACCCTGCCCCGGCCGTCCATGATCTGGTTGCGGACCTTGATGACTCCGGCGTCGTCGAGGCAGCGGGTTGCGAATTCCAGACCGAGCTCGTCGCCGCGGTAGTAGGGGTCCAGCATGTGGTGCCCCACTCCGTAACTCAGCGCGTAGACCCCACGGGCCGTACGCATGATGACCAGGCCGGCTGCAGCGCGATTCCTCTCGTTGACGTTGAGGCCGGTGATGGACTCGACGGTGTCGCACCAGTCAGCGCGCTCGCGAGGGACTCCTCCCGTCATCAGCAGTCCCTCGATGCCTTCACGGGTGAAGTTCCGGGCCTCATAGTCGGCGCCGTCAAGGTACCTGTCACGCACGAACTCGCTCAGCTCCACGGGATGACCTTCGGTCTTCAACCGGTGGAGCGTGGACTTACGGGTGGCGGGTCGGGATCTGCGGGTATTGCCCAAGGTGACCTCCACGCACTTGCAACGCAGGACCTACCAAGAAAGCAGACAGGAGGTGTCCCCGCCACTGAACTGACCACGTGAGTTTCGCTCGGATGCCGGGTGCGCAAGGGTGCCCGTAGAGGCGGCCAGTCCGTCCAACGCTGCTGCCCCAGATCCAGCAAAGCCCTGCCCGACGCCAGGCA
Coding sequences:
- a CDS encoding cyclic nucleotide-binding domain-containing protein, whose product is MSTMHSILEAMAPEAREALLAHSHQVTFPAGTRIFNERRRAEKFWIIQCGTVDLDTHVPGHKNVVVDTLGYGELLGWSWMFPPYSWHLGATASHEVRALEFDAAAVRELCNEDSAVGRSVSTAVAAVIADRLDSARTRLLDLFAPHGSGTPLAYAR
- a CDS encoding CBS domain-containing protein — translated: MTSTPYTVADVMTTKVIAVTPSTGFKDIATAMERWKVTALPVIEGEGRVVGVVSEADLLPKEEFHEHRPGLIEQMRRLGDTAKAGSTRAENMMTTPAVTIRPDATLPQAARLMADRHIKRLPVVDADGTLKGIVSRADLLKVFLRTDEELATEIRGTVVERLFPLSHETVKVTVAQGIATLTGQVRDGNLIPLAERLTHSVEGVVDVHCRLDAPAEA
- a CDS encoding DUF6119 family protein, encoding MKTEGHPVELSEFVRDRYLDGADYEARNFTREGIEGLLMTGGVPRERADWCDTVESITGLNVNERNRAAAGLVIMRTARGVYALSYGVGHHMLDPYYRGDELGLEFATRCLDDAGVIKVRNQIMDGRGRVDEYSVSRGERIDDFGLDRFGAVVRRICGTVSGLALTSLESGRIRRVRVECSQATIKLPLATSLEEFLSDLRTIEDVCARPDPLPQLRFVSRVHTLNNGSRKAVEAQKILEGLLAEPDSPRLTTGVPDACQESHSSAQAFRIRRGAQVIETSELELRHLLAFVKDKPPGERLKALADVRVTMFSDDDCQTPAGVATNGKEWLIADIQANPDRLFYGNGKWFEVGAGFIETLEEELTNLFAAPRTITLPCWTRGPLNSDGQDSHDEDWFNHGAAEQDGYLLFDKKNIRTSKFKGGGLEICDVLGPDSQLICVKKATSSTAPLNHLFAQGVVAVETLRSDAEVRAKFLKQVAAHSPNHRLIQEFGTLRVVFGILLKDGEDIAVDSLFAFAQVSLLQAVRRLRAMNADVEVITIRR